In one window of Micromonospora cathayae DNA:
- a CDS encoding type I polyketide synthase has product MVDDRIAVIGMAVRLPGAEDVPDLRWLLGQDSVEVDEVPPSRWARHLYLGDGDHQGAHHRGAFLQDPFTFDHDAFGLTAAEAVRLDPQQRLMLEVGARALEDAGYRENRRRLGAGVFVAARMNSYGFDHHRGLGATADTGAPVPAALWGRSQNFMAAWLSDRLDLTGPSLVVDTACSSSLTAVWLACQSLAAGSCELAVVGGVDLLVDPLTFVLLSRTGALSPDGLCQTFDEKANGYVPGEGAVALVLKPMGAAVADGDLILGAIAGTGVNNDGRTMGVTTPNLEAQIELLDKVYRRIDPGTVQYVETHGTGTAIGDPIEVRALTEVFGRHDVARGSVALGSFKRRIGHLHSAAGMAGLAKILLCLRDRVVPGIPIDAVNPRLRLDTSPFHLPPQPLPWPDAPVRRAGISGFGFGGTNAHVVAEAVTDPTPAEQAVSTGVGQAVPTDAAGPGEASGAPARRPVEVLPISADTPYGLRELVAQWLEFLPATGADLADVCATARLARPHRAVRCTVVGRDADELAAALRARLLHADAPLGETATNPATVAVRTVTASTPPDWLLALPRAVPAVGEVVGRFEAAVGSPLSTFTGPLLRICTAVALTVALRDVGVPEQAVDLPAGWTAVADFAYGRTSLEEALAAVLAATPADDPAPDGAGDLCARLATATDDDQVAAVFATVAAEVHQSGRDVDWTAYQGGAPWRRRLLPVAQPRGLTLDLREPRRSAEPGGPTTLDQDAGPAGYVFSRVFGPAETPTAQHSVYRRIMLPGVAWFDFLRQGAELRGDPFHGVRDVLFHRPLIPTGAHRVVCRVDGRGRFTVEDVDGKPFVTGGYASGPGPAAAPEPLADLLAGCARVHAGSGVYRWLRRIGYHHGRYYRNISWVASLATGGTLARIEGGRQRAMNPAEVRLFPGLLDSVTIAAIDPDNPVFGTDRASAFIPLSVDRVTVYGPLDDAAYVRTEVAFWNEEACRVTQVVLDAQGRPLLVFGDISSKRVPVLAFTDQPAGEAHRAAGTVPASSSSPVAPASVPSGPVAGSVSGPSAAVSGPSPVADDGSPAAASRPAVVASGGPLGRALGWFLAEAGTGEEQADTEFLSAGFDSVGLVGLSDRLSREHGLALYPTVFFEYPTPRSFAQHLVDEAPEFVASLPASTASEPPAGGATRSTPSPAVSADPAPSPIAPSPSASAELLASSLSTPADRAVSAGPGVTSVASVADEPADRPVPAPAGAGDPVRDVAVVGAAIRVPTANDLAGFWSLLLEGRDTVRTVPDGRWPTVEGPVPSASFLDRVDEFDPTPFRISAREAPLIDPQARIVYETIWEALEDAGRMGRDRDDRIGLWIGYSHDHYHEERSRNGVAAGRGLGLEAMIPNRLSYLMDWHGPSVVVNTLCSSSLVALHSALQHLRAGDIDTAVIGGVHAAISPEYFSSMAELMALSPGSRCRAFDVSADGFVPGEGAVAVVLRRRADAERDGDRIRGLIKGAAVNHGGRTTRYSAPSPRAQRDVIVAALRDAGVSPDSIGMVEAHGTGTSLGDPIEVDGLSRAWRSFTSRTQFCAIGSLKSNIGHLEPAAGLAGVVKVLLALEGERIPPTLHVVRPNDHIRFEGSPFFVADRVVPWRRVVGVPRRAAVSAFGMGGVNAHVIVEEAPLPADRPEVRQESHIVRVSAASEDAVRRLAGAYAEALPQAADVGDVGFTANVGRASHRFRVAVSGGDRDVLVAGLSAVAAGDRPVGRLVNQPPVSVFLFTGQGSQYPDMGRGLYATEPVFRSAIDEFRDLLSARSGVSLTELLFGSGRDELVQTRFAQVGIVAVQVGLVRLLESWGVRPGVVVGHSVGELAAGWAAGVFSLDDLVRLVAVRGELMQAQPSDGTMAVAFASPDEVAAVVDRFPGVEVAAFNGPRNVTLSGPVDAVEAFVAGAGLRTQRLSVSHAFHSAAMAGAVDPFTEAFAGVTTNAPRAEFASTVTGAWHDAESVADAGLWGSGIRLPVRFAQALDAVHAAGGRVFWEIGPQPVLVGLGRQALGTDGLTWLPTLRRDHTDQAQLHAAVATFYNHGHGDLDWTGIHHGKHHRITTIPTYPFERQQYWISKAPDGAGAGPAGRVTPVEETGPPRIRLYPPRRESAHR; this is encoded by the coding sequence ATGGTCGACGACCGGATCGCGGTGATCGGCATGGCGGTACGGCTTCCCGGCGCCGAGGACGTGCCGGACCTGCGCTGGCTGCTCGGGCAGGACTCCGTCGAGGTCGACGAGGTCCCGCCCAGCCGCTGGGCCCGGCACCTCTACCTCGGCGACGGCGACCACCAGGGCGCCCACCACCGGGGGGCGTTCCTCCAGGACCCGTTCACCTTCGACCACGACGCGTTCGGGCTCACCGCCGCCGAGGCCGTCCGGCTCGACCCGCAGCAGCGGCTCATGCTGGAGGTCGGCGCCCGGGCCCTGGAGGACGCCGGCTACCGGGAGAACCGCCGACGGCTGGGCGCCGGGGTGTTCGTCGCCGCCCGGATGAACTCCTACGGCTTCGACCACCACCGGGGCCTCGGAGCGACCGCCGACACCGGCGCGCCGGTCCCGGCCGCGCTCTGGGGGCGCTCGCAGAACTTCATGGCCGCCTGGCTCTCCGACCGGCTTGACCTGACCGGCCCCAGCCTGGTCGTGGACACCGCCTGCTCGTCCTCGTTGACCGCCGTCTGGTTGGCCTGCCAGAGCCTCGCCGCCGGCAGCTGCGAGCTGGCCGTGGTCGGCGGGGTGGACCTGCTGGTCGACCCGCTGACCTTCGTGCTGCTCTCCCGCACCGGCGCGCTCTCCCCGGACGGGCTGTGCCAGACCTTCGACGAGAAGGCCAACGGGTACGTGCCCGGCGAGGGAGCCGTCGCCCTGGTGCTCAAGCCGATGGGCGCGGCGGTCGCCGACGGTGACCTGATCCTCGGCGCGATCGCCGGCACCGGGGTCAACAACGACGGCCGCACCATGGGCGTGACCACGCCCAACCTGGAGGCGCAGATCGAGCTGCTGGACAAGGTGTACCGGCGGATCGACCCGGGCACCGTCCAGTACGTCGAGACGCACGGCACCGGCACCGCCATCGGTGACCCGATCGAGGTGCGGGCGCTCACCGAGGTCTTCGGCCGGCACGACGTGGCCCGGGGCAGTGTCGCGCTCGGCTCGTTCAAGCGGCGCATCGGGCACCTGCACTCGGCCGCCGGCATGGCCGGACTCGCCAAGATCCTGCTCTGTCTCCGGGACCGGGTCGTCCCGGGCATCCCGATCGACGCCGTCAACCCCCGACTGCGGCTGGACACCAGCCCGTTCCACCTGCCCCCGCAGCCGCTGCCCTGGCCGGACGCGCCGGTCCGGCGGGCCGGGATCAGCGGATTCGGCTTCGGCGGCACCAACGCGCACGTGGTCGCCGAGGCGGTCACCGACCCGACACCCGCCGAACAGGCCGTGTCGACCGGTGTCGGACAGGCCGTGCCGACCGACGCCGCAGGGCCGGGCGAGGCGTCCGGCGCGCCGGCCCGCCGGCCGGTCGAGGTGCTGCCGATCTCCGCCGACACCCCGTACGGGCTGCGGGAACTCGTCGCGCAGTGGTTGGAGTTCCTGCCCGCCACCGGTGCCGACCTGGCCGACGTCTGCGCCACCGCCCGGCTGGCCCGGCCACACCGGGCCGTGCGCTGCACGGTCGTCGGACGGGACGCCGACGAGCTGGCCGCCGCCCTGCGGGCCCGGCTGCTGCATGCCGACGCCCCGCTCGGCGAGACGGCCACGAACCCGGCCACGGTGGCCGTCCGGACGGTCACCGCGTCGACCCCACCGGACTGGCTGCTCGCCCTGCCCCGGGCCGTACCGGCGGTCGGCGAGGTCGTCGGCCGGTTCGAGGCTGCCGTCGGTAGCCCGCTGAGCACCTTCACCGGCCCGCTGCTGCGGATCTGCACCGCCGTGGCGCTGACCGTGGCACTGCGCGACGTGGGCGTACCGGAGCAGGCGGTCGACCTGCCGGCCGGCTGGACGGCGGTCGCCGACTTCGCGTACGGCCGGACCTCCCTGGAGGAGGCCCTCGCCGCCGTCCTGGCCGCCACCCCCGCCGACGACCCCGCGCCCGACGGTGCCGGGGACCTGTGCGCCCGGCTCGCCACCGCCACCGACGACGACCAGGTGGCCGCGGTGTTCGCCACCGTCGCGGCCGAGGTCCACCAGTCCGGTCGGGACGTCGACTGGACCGCCTACCAGGGCGGTGCCCCCTGGCGTCGGCGACTGCTCCCCGTCGCCCAGCCCCGGGGCCTGACGCTGGACCTGCGGGAACCACGCCGCTCCGCCGAACCCGGCGGCCCGACCACGCTGGACCAGGACGCCGGCCCGGCCGGGTACGTCTTCTCCCGGGTGTTCGGCCCGGCTGAGACGCCCACCGCCCAGCACTCCGTGTACCGGCGGATCATGCTGCCCGGCGTCGCCTGGTTCGACTTCCTGCGGCAGGGCGCGGAACTGCGCGGTGACCCGTTCCACGGGGTGCGGGACGTGCTGTTCCACCGTCCGCTGATCCCCACCGGGGCGCACCGGGTGGTGTGCCGGGTCGACGGCCGGGGCCGGTTCACCGTCGAGGACGTCGACGGCAAGCCGTTCGTCACCGGCGGCTACGCGTCCGGGCCCGGCCCGGCCGCCGCCCCGGAACCCCTGGCCGACCTGCTCGCGGGTTGCGCCCGGGTCCACGCCGGATCGGGCGTCTACCGGTGGCTGCGCCGCATCGGCTACCACCACGGTCGCTACTACCGGAACATCTCGTGGGTGGCGAGCCTCGCCACCGGCGGTACCCTCGCCCGGATCGAGGGCGGCCGGCAGCGGGCGATGAACCCGGCCGAGGTGCGACTCTTCCCGGGACTGCTGGACAGCGTCACCATCGCCGCGATCGACCCGGACAACCCGGTGTTCGGCACCGACCGGGCGTCCGCCTTCATCCCGCTCTCCGTCGACCGGGTCACCGTGTACGGCCCGCTCGACGACGCCGCGTACGTGCGTACCGAGGTCGCCTTCTGGAACGAGGAAGCCTGCCGGGTGACCCAGGTGGTCCTCGACGCGCAGGGGCGTCCGCTGCTGGTCTTCGGGGACATCTCCTCCAAGCGGGTACCGGTGCTCGCCTTCACCGACCAGCCGGCCGGCGAGGCGCACCGGGCGGCCGGGACGGTCCCGGCGTCGTCGTCCAGCCCTGTCGCTCCGGCGTCCGTGCCGTCCGGGCCGGTGGCCGGGTCGGTGTCCGGGCCGTCCGCGGCGGTGTCCGGGCCGTCCCCGGTGGCGGACGACGGTTCCCCGGCGGCGGCATCCCGGCCGGCGGTCGTGGCGTCGGGCGGCCCGCTGGGCCGGGCGCTCGGCTGGTTCCTGGCCGAGGCGGGCACCGGCGAGGAGCAGGCCGACACCGAGTTCCTCTCCGCCGGATTCGACTCGGTCGGCCTGGTCGGTCTCAGCGACCGGCTCTCCCGGGAACACGGCCTGGCCCTGTACCCGACCGTGTTCTTCGAGTACCCCACCCCGCGTAGCTTCGCGCAGCACCTGGTCGACGAGGCTCCCGAGTTCGTGGCCTCCCTGCCGGCGTCCACCGCGTCGGAGCCGCCGGCCGGCGGCGCGACCCGGTCCACGCCGTCGCCGGCCGTGTCCGCCGACCCCGCGCCGTCGCCGATCGCGCCATCGCCGTCCGCGTCGGCCGAGCTGCTCGCGTCGTCGCTGTCCACACCCGCCGACCGGGCGGTGTCCGCAGGACCGGGTGTCACGTCGGTGGCGTCCGTCGCCGACGAACCGGCGGACCGTCCGGTGCCCGCCCCGGCCGGGGCCGGAGACCCGGTACGGGACGTCGCCGTGGTGGGGGCGGCGATCCGGGTGCCCACCGCCAACGACCTCGCCGGCTTCTGGTCGCTGCTGCTGGAGGGACGCGACACCGTCCGGACCGTCCCGGACGGCCGCTGGCCCACCGTGGAGGGGCCGGTGCCGAGCGCGTCCTTCCTGGACCGGGTCGACGAGTTCGACCCCACCCCGTTCCGGATCTCCGCACGGGAGGCGCCGCTGATCGACCCGCAGGCCCGGATCGTGTACGAGACCATCTGGGAGGCGTTGGAGGACGCCGGCCGGATGGGACGGGACCGTGACGACCGGATCGGTCTCTGGATCGGCTACAGCCACGACCACTACCACGAGGAACGGTCCCGCAACGGGGTCGCCGCCGGGCGTGGCCTCGGCCTGGAGGCCATGATCCCGAACCGGTTGTCGTACCTGATGGACTGGCACGGGCCGAGCGTGGTGGTGAACACGCTCTGTTCGTCCTCGCTGGTGGCGCTGCACAGCGCGCTCCAGCACCTGCGCGCCGGTGACATCGACACCGCCGTGATCGGTGGGGTGCACGCCGCGATCAGCCCGGAGTACTTCAGCTCGATGGCGGAACTGATGGCCCTCTCGCCGGGGTCCCGGTGCCGCGCGTTCGACGTCTCCGCCGACGGCTTCGTGCCGGGGGAGGGCGCGGTCGCCGTCGTCCTGCGGCGGCGGGCCGACGCCGAACGGGACGGTGACCGGATCCGGGGCCTGATCAAGGGTGCGGCGGTGAACCACGGTGGACGGACCACCCGGTACTCGGCACCGAGTCCGCGCGCCCAGCGCGACGTGATCGTGGCGGCTTTGCGGGATGCGGGGGTGTCTCCGGATTCGATTGGGATGGTGGAGGCGCATGGTACGGGGACGTCGTTGGGTGATCCGATTGAGGTGGATGGGTTGTCGCGGGCGTGGCGGTCGTTTACGTCGCGGACGCAGTTTTGTGCGATTGGGTCGTTGAAGTCGAATATTGGGCATTTGGAGCCGGCTGCGGGTTTGGCTGGTGTGGTGAAGGTGTTGTTGGCGTTGGAGGGGGAGCGGATTCCGCCGACGTTGCATGTGGTGCGTCCGAATGATCATATTCGGTTTGAGGGTTCGCCGTTCTTTGTGGCGGATCGGGTGGTGCCGTGGCGTCGGGTGGTGGGTGTGCCGAGGCGGGCTGCGGTGTCGGCGTTCGGTATGGGTGGGGTGAATGCGCATGTGATCGTGGAGGAGGCGCCGCTGCCGGCTGATCGTCCGGAGGTTCGGCAGGAGTCGCACATTGTGCGGGTGTCGGCCGCGTCGGAGGACGCGGTGCGGCGGCTTGCCGGGGCGTATGCGGAGGCGTTGCCGCAGGCTGCGGATGTTGGTGATGTCGGGTTCACGGCGAATGTGGGTCGGGCGTCGCATCGGTTCCGGGTCGCGGTTTCCGGTGGTGACCGGGATGTGTTGGTGGCGGGGTTGTCGGCGGTGGCGGCGGGTGACCGGCCGGTGGGTCGGTTGGTGAATCAGCCGCCGGTGTCGGTGTTCCTGTTCACCGGGCAGGGGTCGCAGTATCCGGACATGGGTCGTGGTTTGTATGCGACGGAGCCGGTGTTCCGGTCGGCCATCGACGAGTTCCGGGATCTTCTTTCCGCCCGTTCCGGCGTCTCCCTGACGGAGTTGTTGTTCGGTTCCGGCCGGGATGAACTAGTGCAGACGCGGTTCGCGCAGGTGGGAATCGTGGCGGTACAGGTGGGCCTGGTACGACTGCTGGAGTCGTGGGGCGTGCGGCCCGGTGTGGTGGTGGGTCACAGCGTGGGTGAGTTGGCCGCCGGTTGGGCGGCGGGTGTGTTCTCGCTCGATGACCTGGTGCGGTTGGTGGCGGTGCGGGGCGAGCTGATGCAGGCGCAGCCGTCGGACGGGACGATGGCGGTGGCGTTCGCTTCCCCTGACGAGGTGGCCGCTGTGGTGGACCGGTTCCCGGGGGTCGAGGTGGCGGCCTTCAACGGTCCCCGCAACGTCACCCTGTCTGGTCCGGTGGACGCGGTGGAGGCATTCGTCGCAGGGGCGGGGTTGCGGACGCAGCGCCTGTCGGTGAGTCACGCGTTCCATTCGGCGGCGATGGCCGGTGCGGTCGACCCGTTCACGGAGGCGTTCGCCGGGGTCACGACCAACGCGCCGCGGGCGGAGTTCGCGTCGACGGTGACGGGTGCCTGGCACGACGCGGAGTCGGTGGCGGATGCCGGCCTGTGGGGGTCGGGAATCCGGCTGCCGGTGCGGTTCGCGCAGGCCCTGGACGCGGTGCACGCCGCGGGTGGTCGGGTGTTCTGGGAGATCGGCCCGCAACCGGTCCTGGTCGGTCTCGGCCGACAGGCCCTCGGCACCGACGGACTGACCTGGCTCCCCACCCTCCGACGCGACCACACCGACCAGGCGCAACTGCACGCCGCCGTGGCCACGTTCTACAACCACGGCCACGGCGACCTCGACTGGACCGGCATCCACCACGGCAAACACCACCGGATCACCACCATCCCCACCTACCCCTTCGAGCGGCAGCAGTACTGGATCTCGAAAGCCCCGGACGGTGCCGGTGCCGGGCCGGCCGGGCGCGTCACTCCGGTGGAGGAAACGGGGCCACCTAGGATCCGCCTCTATCCGCCCCGTAGGGAAAGCGCACATCGGTAA